In Acinetobacter sp. WCHAc010034, a genomic segment contains:
- the cyoA gene encoding ubiquinol oxidase subunit II, with protein MRQTILAVLSLSAMAALLTGCGGDMVLLNSKGPVAQGQSDLMMTAIYLMLLVVIPSALMAVWFGWKYRASNKDADYKPTWAHSTAIEVVVWGIPVIIIGILAWLTWWGSHKYDPYRPIESDKAPVTVQVIAEQFKWIFIYPEQGIATVNELRFPEKTPVSLRLTSNFTMNSFFIPAMSGQIYAMAGMQTHLNFLANETSPAEGYRGFSSNYSGYGFSQMRFRAHSVTDAQFAEWVNAVKAGKGTSINPNAVQKTVLDQAEFATLRDGNRSKHQIEMMLAHAETDKQKEAAALAEAEGPYPTKPHPVTYYSSVEPKLFESVINKYMSNYHGADHSAAAGTHEAAASDAHANADHATASVGE; from the coding sequence ATGAGACAAACAATTTTAGCTGTATTGTCTTTATCTGCGATGGCTGCGCTCTTAACTGGGTGCGGCGGTGATATGGTACTTCTAAACTCAAAAGGTCCAGTAGCTCAAGGTCAATCCGACCTGATGATGACTGCGATCTATCTAATGCTTCTAGTGGTGATTCCGTCAGCACTTATGGCAGTTTGGTTTGGCTGGAAATATCGCGCATCGAATAAAGATGCAGACTATAAACCTACATGGGCGCACTCCACTGCAATTGAAGTTGTAGTATGGGGTATTCCTGTGATTATTATCGGTATTTTAGCTTGGTTAACTTGGTGGGGTTCCCACAAGTATGACCCGTACCGCCCAATTGAGTCAGATAAGGCTCCTGTAACCGTTCAAGTTATTGCTGAACAGTTCAAATGGATCTTCATCTACCCAGAGCAAGGCATTGCGACGGTTAACGAATTGCGCTTCCCAGAGAAAACTCCGGTTAGCCTGCGCTTAACATCTAACTTCACAATGAACTCGTTCTTCATCCCTGCGATGTCTGGCCAGATTTATGCAATGGCGGGTATGCAGACTCATCTGAATTTCTTGGCAAATGAAACCAGCCCGGCTGAAGGCTACCGCGGTTTCTCTTCCAACTATTCAGGCTACGGCTTCTCACAAATGCGCTTCCGCGCTCACTCTGTGACAGATGCTCAGTTTGCTGAATGGGTAAATGCAGTTAAAGCTGGTAAAGGTACTTCAATTAACCCTAATGCAGTTCAAAAGACTGTTTTAGACCAGGCTGAATTTGCAACCCTGCGTGACGGCAACCGTTCTAAGCACCAAATTGAAATGATGCTTGCTCACGCTGAAACTGACAAGCAGAAAGAAGCTGCCGCACTTGCTGAAGCAGAAGGTCCTTATCCTACTAAGCCACATCCTGTGACTTATTACTCTTCAGTAGAGCCTAAATTGTTCGAATCTGTGATTAACAAATACATGAGCAACTACCATGGCGCTGACCATTCAGCTGCTGCCGGTACTCATGAAGCTGCGGCTTCTGACGCTCATGCAAATGCAGATCATGCGACTGCTTCTGTAGGGGAATAA
- the cyoB gene encoding cytochrome o ubiquinol oxidase subunit I: MSLLGKLGPDAIPHDPIVLVTVAMMVLGGIAVFAGITYFKKWNYLWTEWFTSVDHKKIGIMYIFVSIIMLVRGFADAIMMRLQLFLAKGGGEGYLHPEHYDQIFTAHGVIMIFFVAMGLVVGLMNVAVPLQIGARDVAFPLLNSLSFWLFAGAAGLMMASLAIGEFAATGWMAYPPLSGIEYSPGVGMDYYIWALQISGLGTLLTGVNFFVTIIKMRAPGMKLMDMPIFTWTALCTAVLIIAAFPVLTATIAMLSLDRYFGFHFFTNDMGGSPMLYVNLIWTWGHPEVYILVLPAFGIYSEVTSTFARKTLFGYKSMVYATIAITVLSFVVWVHHFFTMGAGANVNAFFGIMTMIIAIPTGVKIFSWLFTMYKGRITFTTPMLWTLGFLVTFGIGGLTGVLMAVPPADFLVHNSLFLIAHFHNVIIGGVVFAMFAGIIFYWPKMFGWKLNEAWGKAAFWFWFFGFYFAFMPLYILGFMGMTRRLNTYDNPEWDPYLAIAFFGSVLVALGIFCFVMQIVVGFLQRKNNMDLTGDPWDGRVLEWATSSPAPFYNFAHVPKINGIDTFWTDKENGIAYAKPTKYEDIHMPTNRAAGFVIAMFITVMGFALIWHIWWLVAVTFIASIVSFIVSSFTKTVDYYVPAAEVERIENERYALLEKHLKKD, translated from the coding sequence ATGAGCTTATTAGGTAAGTTAGGTCCAGATGCAATTCCGCACGATCCAATCGTGCTGGTTACAGTTGCCATGATGGTCCTTGGCGGTATCGCAGTTTTTGCCGGTATCACCTACTTTAAGAAATGGAACTACCTGTGGACTGAATGGTTCACCTCTGTAGACCATAAAAAAATCGGCATCATGTATATCTTCGTATCCATTATCATGCTTGTGCGTGGTTTTGCCGATGCGATCATGATGCGCCTTCAGCTGTTCCTTGCCAAAGGCGGCGGCGAAGGCTACCTGCACCCTGAACACTACGACCAGATCTTTACCGCGCATGGCGTGATCATGATCTTCTTCGTGGCGATGGGTCTGGTTGTTGGCTTAATGAACGTTGCTGTTCCGCTGCAAATCGGCGCGCGCGACGTAGCATTCCCATTATTAAACTCTTTAAGCTTCTGGCTGTTTGCCGGCGCTGCAGGTTTGATGATGGCTTCCCTTGCAATTGGTGAATTCGCTGCTACAGGCTGGATGGCATACCCTCCACTGTCTGGCATTGAATACTCTCCAGGCGTGGGCATGGACTACTATATTTGGGCGCTGCAGATTTCAGGCCTGGGTACGCTTTTAACCGGTGTTAACTTCTTTGTTACCATCATTAAAATGCGCGCGCCTGGCATGAAGCTGATGGATATGCCGATTTTCACTTGGACAGCGCTTTGTACTGCGGTACTGATTATTGCTGCTTTCCCTGTGCTGACTGCTACCATTGCAATGCTGTCGCTTGACCGCTACTTCGGCTTCCACTTCTTCACCAACGACATGGGCGGCAGCCCAATGCTGTACGTGAACCTGATCTGGACTTGGGGCCACCCGGAAGTATACATTCTTGTATTGCCTGCTTTCGGCATTTACTCAGAAGTTACATCTACATTTGCACGCAAAACTTTGTTTGGCTACAAATCAATGGTGTATGCAACAATCGCAATTACCGTATTGTCATTCGTTGTATGGGTTCACCACTTCTTCACCATGGGTGCTGGCGCCAACGTTAACGCGTTCTTCGGCATCATGACCATGATCATTGCGATCCCTACAGGCGTGAAAATCTTCTCTTGGTTATTCACCATGTACAAGGGCCGCATTACGTTCACCACTCCAATGCTTTGGACACTTGGCTTCCTTGTGACTTTCGGCATCGGCGGCTTAACAGGCGTACTGATGGCGGTTCCGCCAGCAGACTTCCTGGTGCACAACTCTTTATTCCTGATCGCTCACTTCCATAACGTAATTATCGGCGGTGTAGTATTCGCAATGTTCGCGGGCATCATTTTCTACTGGCCAAAAATGTTTGGCTGGAAGCTTAATGAAGCTTGGGGTAAAGCTGCGTTCTGGTTCTGGTTCTTCGGTTTCTACTTTGCATTCATGCCGCTGTATATCCTTGGCTTCATGGGTATGACGCGCCGTCTGAATACATATGACAACCCGGAATGGGACCCGTACTTGGCAATCGCATTCTTCGGTTCAGTTTTAGTCGCATTGGGTATCTTCTGCTTCGTTATGCAGATCGTTGTTGGCTTCTTGCAGCGCAAGAACAACATGGATCTTACTGGCGATCCATGGGATGGCCGCGTGCTTGAATGGGCGACTTCGTCACCTGCTCCGTTCTACAACTTTGCGCATGTTCCAAAGATCAATGGCATTGATACTTTCTGGACAGACAAAGAGAACGGCATCGCTTATGCGAAGCCTACCAAGTATGAAGACATCCACATGCCGACAAACCGCGCTGCGGGCTTTGTCATCGCAATGTTCATTACAGTTATGGGCTTTGCTTTAATCTGGCACATTTGGTGGTTAGTCGCGGTTACTTTCATTGCTTCTATCGTCAGCTTCATCGTGTCTTCTTTCACGAAGACTGTGGACTACTATGTTCCTGCTGCTGAAGTTGAACGCATTGAAAATGAACGCTATGCGCTCCTTGAAAAACACTTGAAGAAGGACTAA
- the cyoC gene encoding cytochrome o ubiquinol oxidase subunit III yields the protein MAEVLHHESNGHDEHHHHDDTDITVFGFWTYLMSDLILFGTLFIAFAVLSSHIPMGTPSAKELFGESLGFVLTETFALLISSVTFGFAVLAAYKKDAAKVLTWLGITWLFGAAFIGMELYEFNHLVHAGHGPSTSAFLSAFFTLVGTHGIHVTSGLVWMLVLMYQIKKNGLTLPNTRRLACLSLFWHFLDIVWICVFSVVYLMGVL from the coding sequence ATGGCTGAAGTACTTCATCACGAAAGCAACGGCCATGATGAGCATCATCATCACGATGATACCGACATCACAGTCTTTGGTTTCTGGACTTACCTGATGAGTGACTTGATCCTGTTCGGGACACTCTTCATCGCGTTCGCTGTATTAAGCAGTCACATTCCAATGGGCACGCCAAGTGCAAAAGAGCTGTTTGGCGAGTCTTTAGGCTTCGTTTTAACTGAAACTTTTGCCCTGCTGATCTCATCGGTAACGTTTGGCTTTGCAGTTCTGGCTGCATACAAAAAAGACGCTGCCAAAGTATTGACTTGGTTAGGCATTACCTGGTTATTTGGCGCAGCCTTCATCGGCATGGAACTTTATGAATTCAATCATCTAGTTCATGCTGGCCATGGCCCAAGCACAAGCGCGTTCTTATCTGCGTTCTTTACCTTAGTAGGTACGCATGGTATTCACGTAACTTCGGGCTTGGTATGGATGCTGGTGCTGATGTATCAAATCAAGAAAAACGGTTTGACACTGCCAAACACGCGCCGCCTTGCTTGCTTAAGCTTGTTCTGGCACTTCCTTGACATCGTTTGGATCTGTGTATTCAGCGTAGTTTACTTAATGGGAGTTCTATAA
- a CDS encoding cytochrome o ubiquinol oxidase subunit IV, producing the protein MMSHDHNSAGAAHGNTKQYTIGFILSVILTIIPFGMVMAGGFGRGLIVTVIAITAVAQILVQLIYFLHMNSSSEQRWNVIAFVYTILTVAILLVGSVWIMNYLHYNMMI; encoded by the coding sequence ATAATGAGTCATGATCATAACTCTGCTGGCGCAGCGCACGGCAACACGAAACAGTACACGATCGGCTTCATCCTTTCCGTTATCCTGACGATTATTCCTTTCGGCATGGTAATGGCGGGCGGCTTCGGCCGCGGCCTGATCGTGACTGTCATCGCGATTACTGCTGTTGCTCAGATCCTGGTGCAGTTAATTTACTTCCTGCACATGAACTCATCTTCAGAACAGCGCTGGAACGTTATTGCATTCGTGTATACGATTCTGACAGTTGCTATTCTTTTGGTCGGTTCTGTCTGGATTATGAACTACTTACACTACAACATGATGATCTAA
- the cyoE gene encoding heme o synthase produces the protein MLKKYLFLTKPGILFGNFVTTLGGFFLAAQGSVDFLLLLITLLGTTLVVASGCVVNNVIDQDIDQKMERTMNRALVKKTISPSVALAFSAALGISGFALLWFFTNAYAFGFAVLGFVVYVILYSLWSKRTSIHQTVIGSISGASPPVIGYTAVSNEFDVAALLLFLAYALWQMPHSWGIAVYRFDDYKNAGIPILPVARSIFRTKVESLIYVLLFAAVLNGLYCFGYTNMFFLITFNALCAYWVYLSIIGFKAENDQLWAKRYFLYSVILITALSFSFSFSYVSPAPHLPLF, from the coding sequence ATGCTGAAAAAGTATTTATTCCTGACTAAGCCAGGAATTCTCTTCGGTAACTTCGTTACCACTCTGGGCGGCTTCTTTTTAGCCGCCCAGGGCTCTGTAGATTTCCTCCTCCTTCTCATCACCCTGCTGGGTACAACATTAGTTGTCGCCTCCGGCTGCGTCGTCAACAACGTCATCGATCAGGACATTGATCAGAAGATGGAACGGACGATGAACCGCGCGCTGGTTAAAAAAACCATCAGCCCTTCCGTTGCGCTGGCATTTTCAGCTGCGCTTGGAATTTCAGGCTTTGCCCTGCTGTGGTTCTTTACCAATGCCTATGCCTTTGGCTTTGCTGTACTTGGTTTTGTGGTTTATGTAATTTTGTACAGTCTTTGGAGCAAGCGCACGTCCATTCACCAAACCGTGATTGGCAGCATTTCCGGCGCAAGCCCTCCAGTAATTGGCTATACCGCTGTTTCAAATGAATTTGACGTTGCCGCCCTGCTGCTGTTTTTAGCATATGCGCTTTGGCAAATGCCGCATTCATGGGGAATTGCTGTATACCGTTTTGATGACTATAAAAATGCAGGCATTCCTATCCTGCCTGTAGCACGCTCAATTTTCCGCACGAAAGTTGAAAGCCTGATTTACGTCTTGCTGTTTGCTGCAGTGCTGAATGGCTTGTATTGCTTCGGCTATACCAACATGTTCTTTTTAATCACCTTTAATGCCTTATGCGCATACTGGGTGTATTTATCGATCATTGGGTTCAAAGCCGAAAATGACCAGCTGTGGGCAAAACGCTATTTCTTATATTCGGTGATTTTAATTACCGCATTAAGCTTCAGCTTCAGCTTCAGCTACGTCTCACCTGCACCGCATTTGCCGCTGTTTTAA
- a CDS encoding DUF3142 domain-containing protein, whose protein sequence is MLKRFHAVCSFIALSLCLWACTPNQSASSSTVDASLYDSFWIWGNISSAPYLSQAKEIYVLQGEVRLNKSAQQPVLIPQGVAVLKVPHQKVWLVYRNHLLNWRPEEIQLIAQRIQQWEQAGNQVQGIQIDFDSPTKDIRSYALFLEKLRAALPQKYRLSITGLLDWGNIQDQQALHLLRENIDELVVQSYQGSATIQNYQSYLKKVSKLQLPYKIGIVQHGEWNPELNFTADPNFKGYVVFLLRSAP, encoded by the coding sequence ATGCTGAAGCGCTTCCATGCAGTCTGCAGCTTTATCGCCTTAAGCCTGTGCCTTTGGGCCTGCACGCCAAATCAGTCCGCTTCATCCTCCACGGTAGACGCCAGCCTATACGACAGTTTCTGGATTTGGGGCAATATTTCCTCTGCGCCTTACCTCAGCCAAGCCAAGGAAATTTATGTTCTGCAGGGCGAAGTCCGCCTGAATAAAAGCGCGCAGCAGCCTGTGCTAATCCCGCAGGGCGTCGCGGTGCTGAAAGTGCCGCATCAGAAAGTTTGGCTGGTGTACCGCAATCACCTGCTGAATTGGCGGCCGGAAGAAATACAGCTTATTGCGCAGCGGATTCAGCAATGGGAACAGGCCGGCAATCAGGTTCAAGGCATTCAGATAGATTTTGACAGCCCGACCAAAGATATTCGAAGCTATGCGCTGTTTTTAGAAAAACTGCGCGCGGCTTTGCCTCAGAAATACCGGCTCAGCATTACCGGCCTGCTGGACTGGGGCAATATTCAGGATCAGCAGGCGCTGCATCTGCTGCGGGAAAATATTGATGAACTGGTGGTTCAGAGCTATCAAGGTTCAGCAACTATTCAGAACTACCAAAGCTATTTAAAGAAAGTATCCAAACTGCAGCTTCCCTATAAAATCGGGATTGTGCAGCATGGGGAATGGAACCCCGAACTCAATTTCACGGCCGATCCGAACTTTAAAGGCTATGTGGTTTTTCTGCTGCGCAGCGCCCCCTAA
- the rpsF gene encoding 30S ribosomal protein S6, translating into MRHYEIVLLVHPDQSDQVVGMVERYISHIKDAEGQIHRLEDWGRRQLAYPINKIHKAHYILMNIECGQTTLDELEELFRYNDAIIRSLIIRRENAITEESLLAKSAEEKRARKAQREEAQQAQDSAEA; encoded by the coding sequence ATGCGTCATTACGAAATCGTACTTTTAGTACACCCTGATCAAAGCGATCAAGTGGTTGGTATGGTAGAACGCTATATCTCTCACATCAAAGATGCTGAAGGTCAAATTCACCGTTTAGAAGATTGGGGCCGCCGCCAACTGGCTTACCCGATTAACAAAATTCATAAAGCGCACTACATTTTAATGAATATTGAATGTGGTCAAACTACGCTTGATGAGCTTGAAGAATTGTTCCGCTACAACGATGCAATCATTCGCAGCTTAATCATCCGTCGTGAAAACGCTATCACTGAAGAGTCTTTACTGGCTAAGAGTGCTGAAGAAAAACGCGCGCGTAAAGCACAGCGTGAAGAAGCACAACAAGCTCAAGACTCTGCTGAAGCATAA
- the rpsR gene encoding 30S ribosomal protein S18 — protein sequence MARFYRRRKFCRFTAENVTYIDYKDIDTLKQYITENGKIVPSRITGTKARYQRQLALAIKQARYLSLIPYTDNHK from the coding sequence ATGGCACGTTTTTACCGTCGTCGCAAGTTCTGCCGCTTTACAGCTGAGAACGTTACGTACATCGACTACAAAGATATCGACACTTTAAAACAGTACATCACTGAAAACGGCAAGATTGTTCCTAGCCGTATTACAGGTACTAAAGCTCGTTACCAACGTCAATTAGCGCTTGCTATCAAACAAGCTCGCTACTTGTCTTTGATCCCTTACACTGACAATCATAAGTGA
- the rplI gene encoding 50S ribosomal protein L9, translating into MDIILLQRIKNLGKLGDKVSVKAGYGRNYLIPQGQAVAATEANTAAFEARRAELEKAEADVLAAAQARADQLDEVNIVITAKAGDEGKLFGSIGTRDIADALTNAGLAVDRAEVRLPNGALRHTGEFNIAIQLHHDVAAEVLVTIVSE; encoded by the coding sequence GTGGATATTATCTTATTACAACGCATTAAAAACCTTGGCAAACTAGGTGATAAAGTTTCAGTTAAAGCTGGTTACGGCCGCAACTACCTTATCCCTCAAGGTCAAGCAGTAGCAGCGACTGAAGCTAACACTGCTGCTTTTGAAGCTCGCCGCGCTGAACTTGAGAAAGCTGAAGCTGACGTTTTAGCTGCTGCTCAAGCACGTGCTGACCAATTAGACGAAGTTAACATCGTAATCACTGCGAAAGCTGGTGACGAAGGTAAACTGTTCGGTTCTATCGGTACTCGTGACATCGCTGACGCGTTAACTAATGCTGGTCTTGCTGTAGACCGCGCAGAAGTTCGTTTGCCAAATGGCGCTCTGCGTCACACTGGCGAATTCAACATCGCAATCCAATTGCATCATGATGTTGCTGCTGAAGTTCTCGTTACTATCGTATCTGAGTAA
- the dnaB gene encoding replicative DNA helicase: MSQANASTKAETKNSESGQLKEFRTPPHNLAIEQAVLAALMTVAESFEQVGDVLTESDFYATRHKYIFRAIDQLSKESSPYDAVLVHDWLTKQNLLDAIGGEEYLMQLMSDSPSSFYNLETYANKIKEFSTLRSMIKVSSEILQNAYDTKGRSVSEILDLAETNIFSIAEQHNNNAKAQGPKPINAVVADVFDKLNELSQMEGSITGLTTGFLELDNKTSGMQAGDLIIVAARPSMGKTTFAMNLVESVLFNNNLPALVYSMEMPADSIAMRLISSFGRVHQGHLRAGKMDADEWSKVTSTIVHLQEKNLYIDDSSALPPTELRSRARRIAKMHGGKLGCIMVDYLQLMKVPGMGDNRVGEISEISRSLKALAKEMHCPVIALSQLNRALENRPNKRPVMSDLRESGAIEQDADLIMFIYRDEVYNKESKEAGTAEIIIGKQRNGPIGTVRLAFEGQYTKFSNLSPEFYAQYDDEE; the protein is encoded by the coding sequence ATGTCACAGGCGAATGCCAGCACCAAAGCAGAAACAAAGAACAGCGAATCTGGCCAGCTTAAAGAGTTCCGCACGCCGCCGCACAACCTTGCAATTGAGCAGGCTGTACTGGCTGCCTTGATGACTGTTGCAGAATCGTTTGAGCAAGTGGGCGATGTGCTGACCGAAAGTGACTTTTATGCAACACGGCATAAATATATCTTCCGCGCAATTGACCAGCTGTCTAAAGAAAGCTCGCCTTATGATGCAGTTCTGGTGCATGACTGGCTGACCAAGCAAAACCTGCTGGACGCCATTGGCGGTGAGGAATACCTCATGCAGCTGATGTCTGACTCCCCTTCCAGTTTCTACAACCTGGAAACCTACGCCAATAAAATTAAAGAATTCTCGACTTTAAGAAGCATGATTAAAGTCAGCTCTGAGATTCTGCAAAACGCTTACGACACCAAAGGCCGCAGTGTCAGCGAAATTTTAGATTTGGCCGAAACCAATATCTTCTCCATTGCCGAACAGCACAATAATAACGCCAAGGCTCAAGGCCCAAAGCCGATTAATGCAGTCGTGGCGGATGTTTTTGACAAGCTGAATGAACTGTCGCAAATGGAAGGCAGCATTACCGGCTTAACCACCGGCTTTTTGGAGCTGGACAACAAGACTTCAGGCATGCAGGCCGGCGACTTGATTATTGTTGCAGCCCGACCTTCCATGGGTAAAACCACGTTTGCCATGAATCTGGTCGAAAGCGTTTTATTCAACAATAATTTGCCTGCGCTGGTGTATTCCATGGAAATGCCTGCCGACTCCATCGCCATGCGTCTGATTTCATCCTTTGGCCGCGTGCATCAGGGCCATTTGCGCGCTGGTAAAATGGATGCGGATGAATGGTCGAAAGTGACCAGCACCATTGTGCATCTGCAGGAAAAAAACCTGTATATTGATGATTCATCTGCGCTGCCGCCGACTGAATTGCGCTCCCGCGCACGCCGAATTGCAAAAATGCATGGAGGCAAGCTCGGCTGCATCATGGTCGACTATCTGCAGCTGATGAAAGTTCCGGGCATGGGCGACAACCGTGTCGGCGAGATCTCGGAAATTTCGCGCAGCTTAAAAGCCTTGGCTAAAGAAATGCACTGCCCTGTGATTGCGCTGTCGCAGCTGAACCGGGCGCTGGAAAACCGCCCGAATAAGCGTCCTGTAATGTCGGATTTGCGTGAATCCGGCGCGATTGAGCAGGATGCCGACTTGATTATGTTTATTTACCGGGATGAAGTTTACAACAAGGAATCCAAAGAAGCCGGCACTGCAGAAATCATTATCGGCAAGCAGCGTAACGGCCCGATCGGCACGGTGCGCCTCGCTTTTGAAGGCCAATACACCAAATTCAGCAACCTCTCACCTGAGTTTTATGCTCAGTATGATGATGAAGAGTAA
- a CDS encoding DUF4259 domain-containing protein, with amino-acid sequence MGVWSHEPFGNDDAADWVYELENVQDDAVLAKVFESAIENKDEYLEADDASVIIAAVEVIAKLLGKGTQVDAYTAQIDEWVNTVKIEPSPELLEKARTALDLVLSDDSELNELWGETEYYDDWRANIAALKTALAK; translated from the coding sequence ATGGGTGTTTGGTCACACGAACCATTTGGAAATGATGACGCAGCTGATTGGGTCTACGAATTAGAAAATGTACAGGATGATGCAGTACTCGCAAAAGTTTTTGAGTCTGCTATAGAAAATAAAGACGAGTATCTTGAAGCTGATGACGCTTCAGTTATCATTGCTGCAGTTGAAGTTATCGCAAAATTATTGGGTAAAGGAACTCAGGTAGATGCCTATACCGCTCAAATTGATGAATGGGTAAATACAGTAAAAATTGAGCCTTCACCAGAATTGTTAGAAAAAGCTAGAACAGCTTTAGATTTGGTTTTAAGTGATGATTCAGAGTTAAATGAGCTTTGGGGTGAAACTGAGTATTATGATGATTGGCGTGCAAATATTGCAGCTTTAAAAACTGCGTTAGCGAAATAA
- the alr gene encoding alanine racemase has translation MRQATVYIDQEALQYNLNRVRELAPAAKIVSMVKANAYGHGVKDCLAALKDTDAFGVACLEEALEIRELGYKQPITLIEGVFSADEMQAAVANGLECLVHHQPQLDWLRAHKDAYIAKGLKVWVKLNSGMNRLGFKVPEIIAVINSLKAEGFSCVLAMHFANADADSHPLNEQQRAQFLQVKEACAPVLGSCCNSAAICKWPELNFDFVRPGIMLYGASPFADKTVQDLGLKPVMTFTAEIIALNSIQAGEAVGYGSTFVADQDMDLAIVSIGYGDGYPRAFLKQNYVAVNGQQARVIGRVAMDMIAIDVSGMTAPIGTEVELWGNSRLVDDVAEANGTIGYELLCRLSGRPVRKLR, from the coding sequence GTGCGTCAAGCAACAGTTTATATTGATCAAGAAGCGCTTCAATATAATTTAAACCGTGTCAGAGAACTTGCCCCGGCCGCTAAAATCGTCAGCATGGTCAAAGCCAATGCTTACGGGCACGGCGTTAAAGACTGCTTAGCCGCCTTGAAAGATACCGATGCCTTTGGCGTTGCCTGTTTAGAAGAAGCCCTTGAAATCCGTGAACTCGGCTATAAGCAGCCAATCACCTTGATTGAAGGCGTTTTCTCTGCAGATGAAATGCAGGCAGCTGTCGCCAATGGCCTTGAATGCCTTGTGCATCACCAGCCGCAGCTGGACTGGCTGCGCGCGCACAAAGACGCTTATATCGCTAAAGGGCTGAAAGTCTGGGTCAAACTGAACAGTGGCATGAACCGCTTAGGCTTTAAAGTTCCTGAAATTATTGCTGTCATCAACTCGCTGAAAGCGGAAGGCTTTAGCTGCGTACTGGCCATGCACTTTGCCAATGCCGATGCGGACAGCCATCCGTTAAATGAGCAGCAGCGCGCGCAGTTCCTGCAGGTCAAAGAAGCCTGCGCGCCTGTGCTGGGCTCCTGCTGCAACTCCGCCGCCATCTGCAAATGGCCTGAGCTGAACTTTGATTTTGTCCGCCCGGGCATTATGCTGTACGGCGCTTCTCCATTTGCCGATAAAACCGTGCAGGACTTGGGCCTTAAGCCCGTCATGACCTTCACTGCCGAAATTATCGCGCTGAATTCCATTCAAGCTGGCGAAGCCGTCGGCTACGGCTCAACTTTTGTGGCCGATCAGGACATGGATCTGGCGATTGTTTCAATTGGCTATGGCGACGGCTACCCGCGTGCTTTCCTCAAGCAGAATTATGTTGCCGTCAATGGCCAGCAGGCCCGCGTGATTGGCCGCGTTGCAATGGACATGATTGCCATTGATGTTAGCGGCATGACAGCGCCTATTGGCACAGAAGTTGAACTCTGGGGCAATAGCCGCCTGGTTGATGATGTGGCAGAAGCCAACGGCACCATCGGCTATGAACTGCTGTGCCGCCTCAGCGGCCGTCCTGTGCGCAAGCTGCGGTAA
- a CDS encoding proteasome-type protease has product MTYCCALRLKDGMVFISDTRTNAGVDHISVFRKLHTFGVPGERLIVIQTSGNLATTQAVIGHLQNQLETRQEPNLHSLNTMFEVAELVGHTLKKVIADVTSDTAEQSNYFCSLLVGGQIQNAEMQLYNIYPQGNFICATSDTPYFQIGESKYGKPILDRALHYDMPMDEALRCSLISFDSTLRSNVSVGMPLDALVYHKDSLKIPIGKRIYEEDPYFSSISKQWSAMLKRGLQELPVPTIDYFE; this is encoded by the coding sequence ATGACTTATTGCTGCGCATTGCGGTTAAAGGACGGCATGGTGTTCATCAGCGACACCAGAACCAATGCTGGGGTAGACCATATTTCCGTTTTCCGCAAACTGCATACATTCGGCGTGCCCGGCGAAAGGCTGATTGTGATCCAGACGTCCGGCAATCTGGCAACCACTCAGGCGGTAATCGGCCATCTGCAGAATCAGCTGGAAACCAGGCAGGAGCCGAACTTGCACAGCCTGAACACCATGTTTGAAGTTGCGGAGCTGGTTGGCCATACGCTCAAAAAAGTCATTGCGGATGTAACTTCGGATACTGCCGAGCAGAGCAATTATTTCTGCAGCCTGCTGGTGGGCGGGCAGATTCAGAATGCGGAAATGCAGCTGTACAATATCTATCCGCAGGGCAATTTCATCTGCGCAACTTCAGATACGCCGTATTTTCAGATTGGCGAAAGCAAATACGGCAAGCCGATTTTAGACCGCGCGCTGCATTATGATATGCCGATGGATGAGGCCCTGCGCTGCAGCCTGATTTCCTTTGATTCGACTTTAAGGTCGAATGTGTCGGTTGGCATGCCTTTAGATGCTTTAGTCTATCATAAAGACAGCCTGAAGATTCCTATAGGCAAGCGGATTTATGAGGAAGATCCGTATTTTTCCAGCATCAGCAAGCAGTGGTCGGCCATGCTGAAGCGCGGCTTGCAGGAACTGCCGGTGCCTACCATTGATTATTTTGAGTAG